The Vagococcus penaei genome includes the window GTTTGTCTTGATATTTTAAGGACTCGGCACATCGCTGATATAGAATATTTATGTTTGTTGGCTTTAATTACTTGCCTTTTCGTCCGAATATCAGCGCCGCTTGCTTTAAAATATCATTTTCCATTTCAAGCATTTTAAGTTCTTTTCTGAGTTTGATTAATTCCTTTTGTTCAGGTGTTAAATTATCTTTTTCTTTGAATGAACCTGTGGTTGTTCCTTGTTTTACCCACCTATCAAAAGTTGAAGGAGTTAACTCATAGTCACGAATAATATCTATTCTAGGTTTTCCTGATTGGTAAAGATCTACCATTTGTTGTTTAAATTCTTTGGTAAAAGTTCTTCTTGGTTTACGTTCTAACATGACATTTCCTCCAGTGTGTTTTCTTATTCTCATCACACCTTATTTTTTCTGTCTAGTCAAGTGTAGCCTATCCATATCTTAAATGATAAAGATATTTTTTAATCATAATGATATAGCCAAAAATATTAACTTATAATTATTAAAAATATCAAATTTCAATTGATGAACTTTTAAGGAACTTAATTTTTTAAAGCATTTACATTACGCATTCGCTAACTTTTGACTGTTGTTTTAAATTATTATATTAGAGTTTATGATAAATAATTTATCTATAAAAATATTGATTATCTAAAACTAACCAAACTATTTATTTCACTCTTCTATTTTTATATTTAAAATGGACAAAATAATAAAGTCTAATCTTCTTAAAACATTCTTCATAAAAAAAAGCCTAGATTAGCCATAAATAATTCATATTTTCAGACTAATATATAAGCATAACAACAAAACAACCCTAACAAACTTTTTCATTTTATTTACTCCTCCAAAGTAAATAAACAACTCCTTTTTCCCTTAGTTATAACTAAGGGTTTTTTTATATAAAAAATACAAATAAGGTGCATCCTCTATAGTAAAAATTTAGACGATGCACCTTATTTGTATTCATGCATTACTGAACTGCTACAACTGTTCGTCCTGTATGCGTTCCCGCTAACAATTCCGATACGGTATCTAAAATGGTTGTCAAATCACAATCATTCACACGCAAATTGGCCAATAATTCACGATTCACAGATTCGCTAATACGCGTCCATAAAGCTGCTTTAGTCTCGCCGCTTAGTTGCACTGAATCAACACCAACTAGTGCAATACCACGCAAGATAAATGGTAAAACCGTTGTTGAAAAAGCAATACCACTCGCGTTTCCACACAAAGCTACTGCTCCACCATAATTTACTTTAGGTAACACATTTTCAACTAATGCTCCACCAACCGTATCAATCATGTAGCTAACTTGTTGCTTTTCAAGTGGACGTTTCTTTTCTGACTCTAATTCTGCTGGTGAGATAACTTGTGTCGCACCGATACTCTTTAGGTAATCCACTGTTTCTTCTTTACGGCTAATAGCAATAATATTTTTGTAGCCCAATGAGGCTAATAAAATAATCGCTAAACTACCAACCCCACCTGTTGCCCCACTCACCATAACGGGAGTATCATAATTACCAGCCAAACCTTCCACTTCTAAACGTTGGATAGCATGCATTGCTGTAATCCCTGCTGTACCAAAAAACATACTTTCTTTTTCTGACAAGCCTGTCGGTAACGGTAAAATCCACTCGCTAGGAATGCGTGCGATTTCACTAAGGCCTCCAGTGTGTGATACACCTGTTCCTTGACCAGTCACCACAACTTTATCGCCTACTTTTAACTTATCTGAGGTTGTTTCGATTACTTCAC containing:
- a CDS encoding acryloyl-CoA reductase encodes the protein MDKFKALLLTKTDGQVQADVTTCDVSQLSEGDTLIKVSYSAINYKDALATKTKSGVIRHFPMIPGIDLAGEVIETTSDKLKVGDKVVVTGQGTGVSHTGGLSEIARIPSEWILPLPTGLSEKESMFFGTAGITAMHAIQRLEVEGLAGNYDTPVMVSGATGGVGSLAIILLASLGYKNIIAISRKEETVDYLKSIGATQVISPAELESEKKRPLEKQQVSYMIDTVGGALVENVLPKVNYGGAVALCGNASGIAFSTTVLPFILRGIALVGVDSVQLSGETKAALWTRISESVNRELLANLRVNDCDLTTILDTVSELLAGTHTGRTVVAVQ